The following DNA comes from Myxococcus fulvus.
CCCTGGTGCGCACGTGGCAGCCCGAGCGCCATCAGCCCATGTTGCTGCTGCTGGACTGCGGCCGTCACATGGCTGGCAAGGTGCGCGGCCGGCGCAAGCTGGACCACGCGGTGGACGCGGCGCTGCGCTTGGCGCGCGTGGGCCTGGACGCCGGAGACGTGGTGGGCGTCATGTCCTTCGCCAGCGACGTGCTCACGTACCTGCCTCCGCGCAAGGGCCACGAGCACCTGCGCCTCATCACCGAGTCGCTCTACCGCGCCGAGGCCGCGCTCGAGGAGAGCGACTACGGCCGCGCCTACGACTTCGCCTTCGCCCGCCAGACGCGCCGCACGCTCGTGGTGCTCTTCACCGATTTGGTGGACCCGGACGCCTCCGCGGGCCTGCTTACCCGCACGCTCGCCTTGCGTCCTCGGCACCTGCCCGTGGTGGCCTCGCTCTTGGACGAGGACGTGCGCGACGCGGCCACGCGCGTGCCCGACGAGGCTCAGGACGCGTACGCGCGACAGGCCGCCACGCGGCTGGAAGCCGAGTTCCGCCGCACCGCCACCACCCTGCGCGACGCGGGCGCGTTGGTGATTCGCGCGCCGGCCCAGGGCTTCGGCGCCGCCGCGCTCAACGTGTACCTGGACGTCAAGTCACGCGGGCTGTTGTAGGCCTCGCGAATATGTCCAGCGGAAAGTTCGTGTGACGTGCACATACGGCGCGCGCGCGCGTCGCTCGCGAAGAAGCATGCCAATCGCGCGGAGGCCGATTTTTCGGCCTCGGACACGACCCCCTTTACATGAGGGCCTTCGTCAACAAAATGGCGCGTCTCTCTCGCCCGCCGCATCGGCGGGCCCCCTGGAACAGCACGGATGGAGACGGTCTTGGCGGAGGTCGCGAGGGGATTGAGGTTGGAAGTCGAGGCGGATGCGGCGGCCATCGCCGCCCGGGCGGCGGAGCCCACGGAGCCCGTCCAGTCGCTGACGCACTTCCACGAGCGTTTGCTGGCCGAGGAGCTGCTGGCGCGCAGTGGTGACACGCAGCAGCGCCTGGCGGGCGCGTTGTCCGAAGCGAAGGTGGACCTGAACCCGCACCAGGTCGAGGGCGCCATGTTCGCGCTCGACTCGCTGTCGCGCGGCGGCTGCATGCTGGGCGACGAGGTGGGGCTGGGGAAGACGATTGAAGCCGGGCTCGTCATCGCCCAGCTGATGGCCGAGGGGAAGACGCGCATCCTCATCCTCGCGCCGGCCACGCTGCGCGCGCAGTGGAACAGCGAGCTGCGCGAGAAGTTCGACCTGGACAGCGTGCTCGTGGACGGCCGCACCGTACGGGCCACCGGCAACTGCTTCGACCAGCCCTTCCCCGTCATCTGCTCGCACCCGTTCGCGGCCAACAAGGCGCACCTGACGTCGGAAATCCCGTGGGACCTCATCGTCATCGACGAGGCCCACCGCCTGCGCAACGCCCACCGCGCCAACAACAAGATGGGCCAGGCGCTCAAGGCGTCCCTGGCGGGCAAGCCCAAGCTCCTGCTCACCGCCACCCCGCTCCAGAACGACCTGATGGAGCTGTTCGGGCTGATGTCACTGCTCGACGAGCAGATCCTCGGCCCCGAGCACGCCTTCCGCAGCCGCTACCGCGTGGACGAGGGCGGCGGCATGTCCGAGGCCGCCGCGTGCGAGCTCAAGGAGCGGCTGGCCCCCGTGGTCCAACGCACCCTGCGCCGGCAGGTGCGCGAGTACGTCCGCTACACCAACCGCCGCTCCATCGTGGAGGACTTCACGCCCTCCCCCGAGGAGCATGACCTCTACGAGAAGGTCAGCGAGTACCTGCAGCGCTCGGAGGCCGCGGCGATTGAGCCCGGCAAGAAGACGCTCCTGACGCTGTGCTACCGCAAGCTCCTGGCGTCCTCCACGTACGCCATCGCGCCCACGCTGCGGCGGCTGTCGGACAACCTGGAGAAGCGCCTGCAGGCGGCGAAGCTGGGGCAGCAGGCCCTGGCGATGTTCGAGCCGGAGGAGGCCAAGCAGTTCGTCGAGGAGGGCGAGGAGTGGTCGGATGATCCGGCCAAGGCGCCCAACATCCGCGTGCTGGAGCAGGAGGTCTGGGAACTGCGGCAGTACGCGGACCTGGCGGACTCCATCAAGGTCAACGCCAAGGGCGAGGCCCTCAAGCGGGGCCTGGACCGCACCTTCGCGGTGATGCGCGCGCACAGCTGGCCAGAGAAGGCGCTCATCTTCACCGAGTCCAAGCGCACGCAGCAGTACCTGTTCAACCTGCTGTCGGACAACGGCTACCGGGGCAAGATTTCGCTCCTGTCCGGGGACATGGCTGGCACGCCCGAGGAGCGGCGCGCGCTGGTGGACGACTTCCGCAACAAGACGCAGATCCTCATCTGCACCGAGGCCGGCGCGGAGGGCCTCAACCTCCAGTTCTGCAACCTGGTGGTGAACTACGATTTGCCCTGGAACCCGCAGCGGGTGGAGCAGCGCATCGGCCGCTGCCACCGGTACGGACAGCAGCGGGACGTGCTGGTCATCAACTTCCTCAACCGCTCGAACGCGGCGGACGCGCGCCTGTTCGAGCTGTTGGAGAAGAAGCTCAACCTCTTCGACGGCGTCTTCGGCGCCTCCGATGAAATCCTGGGCGCGCTGGAGAGCGGCGTCGACTTCGAGCGCCGCATCCTCGACATCTACCAGGGCTGCCGGAAGGTGGAGGACATCAACGCCGCCTTCGACAAGCTGCGCGCGGAGATGGAGTCGCGCATCAGCAAGCGCATGACGGAGATGCGCTCGGTGGTGCTGGAGCGCTTCGACGGGGACGTCCGCCGCCGCCTGCGTGGCCAGGGCGAGCAGACCAAGGAGGCCCTCGCGAAGCGGCAGCAGGAGGCGCGCGCGCTCACCAACTCCGTGCTCGGCAGCCGCACCTCCGGCCGGCTGGAGATCGCCAAGGCCGCCTACGCCGTCAAGGAGCGCAAGCAGGACGCCGTCAGCTACCTGCAGCTCGACGCCTCGGGGCTCCCGTCGCGGCTGGCGCGGCTGGCCGGCAGCGAGGGCTGGTGGTTCGCCTACAAGTTCGAGACGACGGGCCTCAAGCCCGAGGAGAAGCTGGTCCACCTGGTGCTGGTGAAGGACCGCGAGGGCAACTTCCGCGCCCTGCCCCTCCAGGACGGCGCGCACTTCGTGAAGCTGTCCGCCAAGGACGAGAAGCGCCGCCAGCCCGCGCCGGTGTCCGTGCAGCTCATGCAGGAGCAGGCGCTGGTGGCCGCGAAGGACGAAATCGTCCGCGCCGCGGAGCGCCGCAATGCGCTGGAGCTGGACAAGGCCAAGGAGCGCGCGGACCGCTACGTCGAGGACTGCCTCATGGAGTCCCGCGAGGGCGTGGAGGCGGCGCGCCAGCAGTGGATCGACGCGCGCAAGCAAGTCACCACGGTGGAGGACGTCGCGGAGCGCGCCAAGGCCCGGGCGAACTCGGACCGGATGGAGCGCGAGTACCGCCGCAAGCTGTCCTCGCTGCGCAACGAGGAGGAGAAGCGCTACGCCTCCAAGGACCGTCAGCTCGCCGAGCTCGCCCAGAAGGCGAAGGTGACGGAGAAGCGCTCGCTCATCGCCTCCGCCTACTTCTGGCTGTCCTGAGCCTCCAGCGGCTTGAGCCGCACCCACGTCGCGCCCCAGCCTCCATCGAACTCGGAGGCGGGGCGGAACGACTCCACCTCCTCCAGCTTCGGCAGCAGCGAATGCACCGTGCGACGCAGCGCGCCGGTGCCCTTGCCGTGGATGATGCGCACATCGAGCAGGCCCTTCTGGCGACAGGCCCAGAGGTACTCGATGATGAGGGGCTTCACCTCGCGAGGCTGAAAGAAATGCAGGTCGAGGGTGCCGTCGATGGGCAGCTCGACGACCTCGTCCTCAGGGGGCGGGGGTTCCGGCCCCTCCGGTGGGAGCGAGGGCTCGTTTGCCGGCAGCGGGGGCAGGCGACGCGGGCTCATTCGTCCACTCTCCTGACTCGCGCTTCTTCTGCTCGGCTTCCAGCCGGCGTCGCTCCCGAGCGACGCGGAACTGCTCCGACACGGAGGACAGCTCGTTCTTCAGGGCCGAGAGGTGTTTGGAAACATCCTCATCCTCGGCCACGCTGCGATGTGCGTCCGCGCGCTTCTCCCGCGCGCCGGCGCCACCGGCCGTCGTCATCTGGACCATCAGTGCCGCGAGCAGGACGGACTTCATGCCCCATGAGGTAAGCAAGAGGCGTGCTCGGTGGCAAGCCCCGTTCATGAAGCGACGCTTCGCTGGTCCCCCTCCTTGGCCGTGCCCGTGACGATACGTTCCGCCAGTTTGATGGCGGACAGTGGCGCGCTCCCCTCGGCCTTGTTGTTGATGGTGACGAAGACGGGGCGCTCCCGGCGCAGGGCCGCCAGACACGCGCGCGCCAGCAGATCGCGCGTGGGCACGTCCTCGTCCACCAGCCGGTTGAAGGGCGCGTAGCGGGCGCGAGCCTCCTCGTAGCCGAGGTTCGGCGGCAGCATCCACCGCACCACCAGCGCGCGGGCATCGAGCGCTCGGGTGCGCTTGGCCTGGATGCCCATGGAGGGCATGTGCGCCCACACCGCGAGCACGGGACAGGCGCCCACGTCCGCCAGGGCCTGCGCGAACCCCTCCGTCAGCAGCTCCTCGTTGCGGACCTCCACCGCGTAGAGAGGCCCCTTGGGGAGCGCGGAGAGGAACGCGTGGAGGCGCTCCACGAAGCGCGCGGTGCCGCCGAGCCCCTGCGGGTCCTGCGGTGGGAATTGGAAGACGAGCGGGCCGCCCTTGTCGCCCAGGCCCTCGACGAAGGGGCGCACCACGTGCTCCTCGGCGTAGGCGGCGTGGAGGAAGCGCTCGTTGAGCTGGCCTCGGTGCGCGCCGTAGCGCTCGTGCACGGGGAAGCGGGCCAGGGTGCAGACCTCGTGCGCCTTCACGAGGAAGCGGAAGTCGGCGGGCACCTGCTCGGCGTACTCGGCGAAGGCCTCGGCGGAGATGGGACCGTAGAAGGTCCGGTCGATGCCCACGGTGCGCAGCACGGGGTGACGCGCGTACGCGGACAGCCCCTCGCGCGCGAGCTGCGACGCGGAGGCCTCGTGGTCGTAGACGAGGCCGGACCAGCCGGGGAACGTCCACGACGAGGTGCCCAGGAAGACGCCGGTGGGGAGCTGTTGGCCGAGGGACGCGAGCGAGTCCTGGACGGGCGCGGGCTCCACCGGCTGGCTCCGACTCCGGGCGCGCGCGGGGGCCTCGGCGGGCGCACCGGTGAAGAGGTCGAGCTGGGAAGGTCCACGCTGAGGGGCCATCGGCGTCTCCTACGTCCTGCGTCCCGTGGACCCGCGACGGCGGGCCGTACGTCCAGCGCACATAACGCCGGACTCCACGGGATTCAGGAGGTTGCCTCAGAACAGGGGGACTCCCCAAGGGGGATGTCCGTCCTACAGGCAGCCGAGCTCCATGGCCCGGAGCACCGCGCGCGTCCTGTCTCGCACGCCCAGCTTCGACAGGATGCTGGAGGTCTGGTTCTTGACGGTCCCCTCCGCCGTCCCGAGCGCCTGGGCAATCTCGCGGTTGCTCAGTCCCCGGGCGATGAGGCGCAGCACCTCGACCTCGCGGCGCGTGAGCCCCTCGGGCAGCTCCGCGTGCGGGAAGTCGCGGCCCAGGTCCACGAGCCCGCGCGCGACACGCTCCGCGACGCCGGGAGGGAGCAGTGTCTCACCGGCATGGACGCGGCGGATGGCGTCCGCGAGTTCCTCCAGCGAGACGTCCTTGAGGAGGAAGCCCTGCACGCCCGCGCGCAGCGCCTCGACGATGGCGGCGTCCTCGTCGAAGGTGGTGAGCAGCACCACGCGCCGGTTCACCGGCTCCTGGCGCAGACGCCGGAGCGCCTCCAGGCCCGTCATGCGCGGCATGCGCACGTCCATCAAAACCACGTCCGGGTTCAGCTCGGCGACCTTGGCCAGCGCATCCTCACCATCCACGGCCTCGCCCACGACACGGAGGTCCGGAGTGAGGTCCAGCAGGCTGCGCAGTCCCTGACGCACCAGCGCGTGGTCATCCACCAGGACCAGACGAATCATCCGCGTGCCCTCGTGTCACAGGACTCCATCGGAGGCGCGCGACTCACTGCCAAGCGACTCACGAGAGCTCCGCACCGCGCGCCGCGGGCAACCATGCGTTCAGCTCCCATCCCTGCCCTTCCTCAGCGCGCCACTCCACGTGCCCTCCCAGTCGAGTGAAGCGCTCACGCATCCCTGTCAGCCCCGCGCCTGGCGTGGGCGCACGGGCGCCGTGTCCATCATCCCGCGTGGTGACACGAACACCACCGTCCTCTTCCGGCGCGATGCGCACCCAGAGCTGCGTCGCTCGCGCATGGCGCAGCGTGTTCGTGAGGACCTCCTGCACGCAGCGGATGAGCGAGTGGGTCGCCTCCGGAGAGTCGAGCGCCAGCGTCTCCGGAACATCCAGATGCACGGTGAGCCCCGGGGTGCTCCGCGCGAGCTCGCGAAGCGTGGCGAGCAACGGCTCGGGTGACTCCCTCAACGCGGACACCGACTGACGCACCTCGGACAGCAGCGTGCGAGAGGCCTCGCGGGCACGACGCAGATGCTCGACCGAGGCCGGGTCCTTCACCGTGTGCACGGCGGCCTCCAGGTTCAGCGACAGCGCGGTGAGGTGATGCCCCAGGGAGTCATGCAGCTCCCGGGCGATGCGCAGCCGCTCCCCTTCCCGCTCCCGCGCGGCGAGCAGCACCTGCGTGGCCTGGAGCTCCACATTGAGCCGGGCCAGCTCGGCGCGGGCCTTCGCCTCTCGAACCATGACGACGGCCGAGCCCAGCGTGAACCCCTGGAACCCGACGAAGATGAGCGTCTGGAGCAGCGCGCGCTCCAGCGGGTAGATGACGAGGAAGACGCCCAGCATCGCCACCGACTGCGCGAGGACCCAGACCATCGCGCGACGCTGGGACATCATCTCGGGAGCCTGTCCCGCGATGATGGCGAGCAGCGCGCCCTCCACGCCCGTGCCGCCCGTGGCGATGACGACGAGCGCCGCCACGGTCTGCACGGCCATCAGCACCGGACCGCCCTGCCCCCGTGAGCGGGCACTGCGCCAGTACCCCATGCCGAACGCGAGGAACCCGATGAACCACGTCAGCACGCGCGGCGAGGCGAGCACCGAGGGGCGTCGGAGAATCTCCTCTCCGTAGGAGGAGCCGACCACGGCCCACGTGAGCAGTCCGGCCACGAGCAACAACCGGTGGACCGATGCCGACTTGCGCGTGTGGTGCCTCGAAGCCATGGAGGGGCAGCATAGGTCCTCCCCTTCCAGGTGGACATGTGCCGGAAGTCACAGGCCGCCCGTGTGACTTCCCGCAGATGTGCGCCCCGGAGCGCTCCCGTACCTTGGCCTCGACTCGCAGCACACGGGAGGCTCGCATGTCTTTCTATGCCCTGACTCGCACGCTCCACATCACCGCGGGGGTCATCGGGTTCACCGCGCTCTGGCTGCCCCTGGTGGCTCGCAAGGGCGGCACGCTCCACAAGCGCGTGGGCTGGGTCTACGTGGCGGCGATGGCCGCCGTGGCCGTCACGGGACTCCTCCTCTCGGGCTGGCGGTTCCTGTTCGATCCGGCACAGCGCTCCGCGGCCCTGTTCTTCATCTACATCAGCGTCCTGAGCGGCACGTCCGCGTCCATGGGCGTGCGCGTGCTGCGCACCCGCGCGAGGACGACAGCGAATCGCAACCCCTATGACCTCGGGATGTCGGCGTTGACGCTCGTGCTCGGCCTGTTCACGGCGGCGTGGGGATTCGCGGTGAGCATGCCGCTGCTCTGGGGCTTCTCGCTCGTGGGAATCATCCTGGGAGCGTCATCGCTCCGCTACTGGCTGCGCCCGCCCCAGACGCGCATGCACTGGTGGTTCGAGCACATGGGCGCCATGGTGGGCTCCGGCATCGCGACGCTGACGGCGGTGCTCGTGGTCAACGCCCGGCACCTGGGCATCGACGGCATGCAGCTCGCGGTGTTCCTCGGCCCCACCGTGGTGGGCGTCACCGGGCTCAAGCTGTGGGAGCGCTACTACCAGAAGAAGTTCGCGCCCAAGCCCCGTGTCACCGTCGCCACCGCCCCGGCTACACCTTGATGCGGATGGCCGAGGGCAGGAGCGTGAACGTCGCGGGCAGGCGGCCCGGCGTCTCGCCATCGACGTCGAGGAACACCTCCTGCTCGTCGACGGGCTCGGCGTGCACCGACTGGCAGCGCAGCCGGCGCGTGCCCTTCCAGGTGACGTGGGAGCCGTTGTAGACGCCCTTCGACTTGAGCAGGAAGTCGCTCAGGCCGTAGCCGGACCAGATGGTGATGTCGAAGGCGCCGTCGTGGGTGATGGCGTCGGGCGCGACGAACATGCCGCTGCCGAAGTAGCGGCCATTGGCCACGGCCACGGCGGTGACATCGAGCGTCTCCGCGGGCCCGCCGTCGGTGGACACCTTCACCTTTCGCTCGGTGTACTTCACCAGGCCCTTCAGCGTGCCCCAGACGAAGCTGAAGTTGCCGCCGAGCGCCTTGCTGCCGCTGTTCACCTCGCGGGCCACCACCGCGCTGACGCCGAACGAGGCGATGTTCGCGAAGTAGCGCGTCGCGGGCTTGCCATCGTTGTCGATGAAGTCGAGCCGGCCCACGTCGAACGGCTCCGTGGTGTCGGTGCGCAGGCGCTCCAGGGAGGACTCCAGGTCCAGGCCCCAGCCGAAGGTGCGGCGGAAGTCGCCGCCGGTGCCACGGGGGATGAGGCCGAGGGCCGCGTTCGGGTTGATGGCCTTGCCGTCGCGGAAGAAGCCGTTGGTCACTTCGTTGAGGGTGCCGTCACCGCCCACGGCGACGATGCACTCGTAGCCCTGGTCGATGGCCTCGCGGGTGATGCGCGCGGCGTCCATCCCGCCCTGGGTGAAGCCATGCCCGAAGTCGCCGAGCACCCTTCCCACCTGCGCGGCAATCTCCACCCAGCGCTTTCCAGTCTGACCATTCGCGCTGCGCGGGTTGACCACGAGGAACGTCTTCATCGGCACCTACCCCTCCCTGTAACGCCCCTGTTTACGCGGTTGTGGCGCCAACCTCCACTTCGCGACACCCCTCCCCAGGTCGTCCAGGTCCCCACGACCCCGCCCCCTCGCTGACGCAGCGCACAGACCCCGGCCGTCACCCCACGTCCACCGCCCGGGCGAGTGACACATTCCAGTCAGAGGGCAGGTCCGCGTCGCAGAAGGCGCAGACGAACCACCGCTCCTTCACCAGGGTGACTTCGCCGCACGCCAGGCACCGCCGGAAGTCCATCGCCCCGGTGAAGCCCGTGGGCAAGTGGAGCCCCAAGGAAGCCAGGGCCCGGGCCACGGCCGCCCAGCAGGTGACGTCCGGGCAGTAGCCGGTGGACAGGTTCGAGACTTCGGCAACGGCGGGCTGCCCTCCGTCCAGCCGGAAGCGAAGCTCTCCGGCCGCGAGCACCTCCTCGCCGTCCGCGCACGCGACGTGTTCGGAGCGGCGTGGCGCCAGGCGCAGGCGTCCGAGCAGGTCGACGACGTAGGTCGCTCCTTCGCTGAAGGCCTCCGGTTGAGCGGAAAGCCAGACGCGGAGCTCTGACGGAGACGTCACGGGTGTCCCAGGCGTTCCGAGCGAGCGCTGTCGAATCTCGCGGGACCCCACGTAGCTGTAGGCAAGCAATCGCATGCGGCGCGGACGGGACTGGACACCCGACACGGACAAGAAGCCACACGAACCGTGAGGCGCAAGCCAAGACGCGGCTCCCGGTCTCATCTCCCCGTAGCGCCACCCCAGACTTCACCTGCGAACCGAAGGGCCTCTCGAACACCTCACCGCACCGTCCCGCTGCACGCCTCAAACGTGCAGCAGAGCTTCGAGCTCCATCACCAGCGGGCCCGAGAGGACTCTCGGGCAGTCCTCATCACCGGTCCGATGCACGCGCGTCAAACGCGCAGCGAGCCCTCGAGCACCGTCACCGCGACACCACCGATGCGGGCCTGCTCGGGATGCCCCGCGCGTCCGGTGACCTCGACCTCGATGCGCCCCGGCTTGCCGATGGCATCACCTTGCTCGATGCGCGCCCGGACCGTTCCACCCGTGGCTGGCAACTCCAGGGCACCGTGCATCGACAGGTACACACCGAGCGGCCCCGCGGCCGAGCCCGTCACAGGGTCCTCCGGCACACCCAGCCCCGGCACGAAGTAGCGAGAGTGCGCCACGCTCCCCGCCTCACGCGTCTCGCGCGTGAAGACATACAGCCCACGCAGCCCATGCGGCCGGAGCAGCTCCGCCAGCGCCCCCGAGCGCGCCGCCAATGCCCACACATCCTCGCGCCGACGGAACGGCACCATCAGCCGCTGTGCATTGCG
Coding sequences within:
- a CDS encoding sensor histidine kinase, with the protein product MASRHHTRKSASVHRLLLVAGLLTWAVVGSSYGEEILRRPSVLASPRVLTWFIGFLAFGMGYWRSARSRGQGGPVLMAVQTVAALVVIATGGTGVEGALLAIIAGQAPEMMSQRRAMVWVLAQSVAMLGVFLVIYPLERALLQTLIFVGFQGFTLGSAVVMVREAKARAELARLNVELQATQVLLAAREREGERLRIARELHDSLGHHLTALSLNLEAAVHTVKDPASVEHLRRAREASRTLLSEVRQSVSALRESPEPLLATLRELARSTPGLTVHLDVPETLALDSPEATHSLIRCVQEVLTNTLRHARATQLWVRIAPEEDGGVRVTTRDDGHGARAPTPGAGLTGMRERFTRLGGHVEWRAEEGQGWELNAWLPAARGAELS
- a CDS encoding response regulator, which produces MIRLVLVDDHALVRQGLRSLLDLTPDLRVVGEAVDGEDALAKVAELNPDVVLMDVRMPRMTGLEALRRLRQEPVNRRVVLLTTFDEDAAIVEALRAGVQGFLLKDVSLEELADAIRRVHAGETLLPPGVAERVARGLVDLGRDFPHAELPEGLTRREVEVLRLIARGLSNREIAQALGTAEGTVKNQTSSILSKLGVRDRTRAVLRAMELGCL
- a CDS encoding Smr/MutS family protein, coding for MSPRRLPPLPANEPSLPPEGPEPPPPEDEVVELPIDGTLDLHFFQPREVKPLIIEYLWACRQKGLLDVRIIHGKGTGALRRTVHSLLPKLEEVESFRPASEFDGGWGATWVRLKPLEAQDSQK
- a CDS encoding DUF72 domain-containing protein; this translates as MAPQRGPSQLDLFTGAPAEAPARARSRSQPVEPAPVQDSLASLGQQLPTGVFLGTSSWTFPGWSGLVYDHEASASQLAREGLSAYARHPVLRTVGIDRTFYGPISAEAFAEYAEQVPADFRFLVKAHEVCTLARFPVHERYGAHRGQLNERFLHAAYAEEHVVRPFVEGLGDKGGPLVFQFPPQDPQGLGGTARFVERLHAFLSALPKGPLYAVEVRNEELLTEGFAQALADVGACPVLAVWAHMPSMGIQAKRTRALDARALVVRWMLPPNLGYEEARARYAPFNRLVDEDVPTRDLLARACLAALRRERPVFVTINNKAEGSAPLSAIKLAERIVTGTAKEGDQRSVAS
- a CDS encoding diacylglycerol/lipid kinase family protein; protein product: MKTFLVVNPRSANGQTGKRWVEIAAQVGRVLGDFGHGFTQGGMDAARITREAIDQGYECIVAVGGDGTLNEVTNGFFRDGKAINPNAALGLIPRGTGGDFRRTFGWGLDLESSLERLRTDTTEPFDVGRLDFIDNDGKPATRYFANIASFGVSAVVAREVNSGSKALGGNFSFVWGTLKGLVKYTERKVKVSTDGGPAETLDVTAVAVANGRYFGSGMFVAPDAITHDGAFDITIWSGYGLSDFLLKSKGVYNGSHVTWKGTRRLRCQSVHAEPVDEQEVFLDVDGETPGRLPATFTLLPSAIRIKV
- a CDS encoding SNF2-related protein; this translates as METVLAEVARGLRLEVEADAAAIAARAAEPTEPVQSLTHFHERLLAEELLARSGDTQQRLAGALSEAKVDLNPHQVEGAMFALDSLSRGGCMLGDEVGLGKTIEAGLVIAQLMAEGKTRILILAPATLRAQWNSELREKFDLDSVLVDGRTVRATGNCFDQPFPVICSHPFAANKAHLTSEIPWDLIVIDEAHRLRNAHRANNKMGQALKASLAGKPKLLLTATPLQNDLMELFGLMSLLDEQILGPEHAFRSRYRVDEGGGMSEAAACELKERLAPVVQRTLRRQVREYVRYTNRRSIVEDFTPSPEEHDLYEKVSEYLQRSEAAAIEPGKKTLLTLCYRKLLASSTYAIAPTLRRLSDNLEKRLQAAKLGQQALAMFEPEEAKQFVEEGEEWSDDPAKAPNIRVLEQEVWELRQYADLADSIKVNAKGEALKRGLDRTFAVMRAHSWPEKALIFTESKRTQQYLFNLLSDNGYRGKISLLSGDMAGTPEERRALVDDFRNKTQILICTEAGAEGLNLQFCNLVVNYDLPWNPQRVEQRIGRCHRYGQQRDVLVINFLNRSNAADARLFELLEKKLNLFDGVFGASDEILGALESGVDFERRILDIYQGCRKVEDINAAFDKLRAEMESRISKRMTEMRSVVLERFDGDVRRRLRGQGEQTKEALAKRQQEARALTNSVLGSRTSGRLEIAKAAYAVKERKQDAVSYLQLDASGLPSRLARLAGSEGWWFAYKFETTGLKPEEKLVHLVLVKDREGNFRALPLQDGAHFVKLSAKDEKRRQPAPVSVQLMQEQALVAAKDEIVRAAERRNALELDKAKERADRYVEDCLMESREGVEAARQQWIDARKQVTTVEDVAERAKARANSDRMEREYRRKLSSLRNEEEKRYASKDRQLAELAQKAKVTEKRSLIASAYFWLS